One segment of Trichlorobacter ammonificans DNA contains the following:
- a CDS encoding CHASE2 domain-containing protein — translation MKKRLAFLLFGLLGALLAFVAYRQAPPALQQLDYRMKDARFRVRGPVQPDKDVVVVAIDHASIKEMGRWPWSREVTGRLIENLASYGAKVTALDIVFSEPQNPAADAALARSIARAGNVVMGYFFREEEQPVDPAVIAQMERSTVKLMKVAEGVQSIPLTEYPNLDANLPLLGNKALDFGFFNARPDGDGLYRRSILLLLHDGSIYPSLAMKALRHYLGSDIMLEVQPWGIDSVQIGSLRVPAREDGTMALNYYGPARSFRTVSAADVIKKRLKPDELQGAIAFVGATEIGIYDIRPTPFDATQPGVELHATVAANALERRFLRYDGTTQMLEIVCVLSLPLVLGLLLALVPGTATGLVALAATTSLFGLVNYQVFSRWLQDMTVIYPLLGVGLTYLGSEAWRNLVVERKGRQLKKAFSNYVSPDLVREIEKHPDKLVLGGEQRELSILFSDIRGFTTVSESLTPPELVTLLNEYLSPMTRIVLEEKGTLDKFIGDAVMALFNAPLDVPDHATRACTAAVRMLEELKRLNAGFAERGMNTIDIGIGINTGNAVVGNMGADIRFDYTAIGDAVNLASRLEGLNKYYGSHILVSEDTRRQIADGLFSFREVDRVKVKGKHLPVVMFELMVANREVLPRFEEALERYRSRQFETACRMFEELVTTYNDGPSKLYVGRCTEYLASPPPADWDGVYTATSK, via the coding sequence ATGAAAAAGCGTCTGGCGTTTTTGCTGTTCGGCCTGCTGGGGGCGCTGCTGGCGTTCGTTGCCTACCGGCAGGCCCCGCCCGCCCTGCAGCAGCTCGACTACCGGATGAAGGATGCCCGTTTTCGGGTCCGGGGGCCGGTACAGCCGGACAAGGATGTGGTGGTGGTGGCCATCGACCACGCCAGCATCAAGGAGATGGGGCGCTGGCCCTGGTCCCGCGAGGTGACCGGCAGACTGATCGAGAATCTGGCATCCTACGGTGCCAAGGTGACGGCGCTGGATATTGTTTTTTCCGAACCGCAGAACCCGGCGGCCGATGCCGCCCTGGCTCGTTCCATCGCCCGGGCCGGCAACGTGGTCATGGGCTATTTCTTCCGGGAGGAAGAGCAGCCGGTCGACCCGGCGGTGATCGCCCAGATGGAACGCTCCACGGTGAAGCTGATGAAGGTGGCCGAGGGGGTGCAGTCCATCCCCCTCACCGAATACCCCAATCTTGACGCCAACCTCCCGCTGTTGGGAAACAAGGCCCTGGACTTCGGCTTTTTCAACGCCCGCCCCGACGGTGACGGCCTCTACCGTCGCTCCATCCTGCTGTTGCTGCACGACGGTTCCATTTATCCCTCCCTGGCCATGAAGGCGCTACGCCATTATCTGGGCAGCGACATCATGCTGGAGGTACAGCCCTGGGGAATCGACAGCGTACAGATCGGCTCCCTGCGCGTACCGGCCCGCGAAGACGGCACCATGGCGCTGAACTACTATGGCCCGGCCCGTTCCTTCCGGACCGTTTCCGCAGCCGACGTCATCAAGAAGCGGCTCAAGCCCGATGAGCTGCAAGGGGCCATTGCCTTTGTCGGGGCAACGGAAATCGGCATCTACGACATCCGCCCCACCCCCTTCGACGCCACCCAGCCGGGAGTGGAACTGCATGCCACGGTGGCGGCCAACGCCCTGGAGCGCCGTTTCCTGCGCTACGACGGCACCACCCAGATGCTGGAGATCGTCTGCGTCCTCAGCTTGCCGCTGGTGCTGGGGCTGCTTTTGGCTCTCGTCCCCGGCACCGCCACCGGCCTGGTGGCCCTGGCCGCCACCACCAGCCTGTTCGGGCTGGTCAATTACCAAGTGTTTTCCCGCTGGCTGCAGGACATGACCGTGATTTACCCGCTGCTGGGCGTCGGCCTTACCTACCTGGGAAGCGAAGCCTGGCGGAACCTGGTGGTGGAACGCAAGGGGCGACAGTTGAAGAAGGCGTTTTCCAACTATGTCTCACCCGACCTGGTGCGGGAAATTGAAAAGCACCCCGACAAGCTGGTGCTGGGCGGGGAGCAGCGTGAACTGTCCATCCTGTTCTCCGACATCCGCGGCTTCACCACCGTGTCGGAGAGCCTGACCCCACCGGAGCTGGTCACCCTGCTGAACGAATATCTCTCCCCCATGACCCGCATCGTGCTGGAGGAGAAGGGGACCCTGGACAAATTTATCGGCGACGCGGTGATGGCGCTGTTCAATGCGCCGCTGGACGTGCCGGATCACGCCACCCGCGCCTGCACCGCCGCGGTGCGGATGCTGGAAGAACTGAAGCGCCTGAACGCCGGCTTCGCCGAGCGCGGCATGAACACCATTGACATCGGCATCGGCATCAACACCGGCAACGCCGTTGTCGGCAACATGGGGGCCGACATCCGCTTCGACTACACCGCCATTGGCGATGCGGTGAACCTGGCCTCGCGCCTGGAGGGGCTGAACAAGTACTACGGTTCCCACATCCTGGTGAGCGAGGATACCCGTCGGCAGATAGCGGACGGGCTGTTCAGTTTCCGTGAGGTGGACCGGGTCAAGGTCAAGGGCAAGCATCTGCCGGTGGTGATGTTCGAGCTGATGGTCGCCAACAGGGAGGTGCTGCCGCGCTTCGAAGAGGCGTTGGAGCGCTACCGCTCCCGGCAGTTCGAAACCGCCTGTCGAATGTTCGAAGAACTGGTGACCACCTACAACGACGGCCCGTCAAAGCTGTACGTCGGCCGCTGCACCGAATATCTTGCGTCGCCGCCTCCCGCAGACTGGGACGGCGTCTATACCGCCACGAGTAAATAG
- the mutM gene encoding DNA-formamidopyrimidine glycosylase — protein sequence MPELPEVESVLRSLRDAPVSLIGRSVYETRILRDGVIEGDREQFTRAMTGAVFQEIVRHGKYLFFRFTPYCATSSGWMVLHLRMTGRLFLVPAEQAQERHTRLCLLLDRGLALRFDDPRAFGRAGLLEHPRSVTRRLGPDGLTIRHDELLRRLTVQRRQLKPLLLDQGFVAGVGNIYADELLFRARLHPLRSADSLCPDERERLCRALTAVLHQAVEAKGANIDGVFEAGRFPVAVYGRGGLPCPVCGTAIRRERLAGRGTHYCPACQRLA from the coding sequence ATGCCTGAATTGCCGGAAGTGGAGAGTGTACTGCGCAGCCTGCGCGATGCCCCGGTGTCCCTGATAGGCCGGTCGGTATACGAGACCCGCATTCTGCGGGACGGGGTCATCGAGGGGGACCGGGAACAGTTTACCCGGGCAATGACCGGTGCGGTATTTCAGGAAATTGTACGGCACGGCAAGTATCTGTTCTTTCGATTTACCCCGTACTGTGCTACAAGCAGCGGTTGGATGGTACTGCATCTGCGCATGACCGGCCGGCTTTTCCTCGTCCCGGCGGAGCAGGCGCAGGAGCGACATACCCGGCTCTGCCTGCTGTTGGACCGGGGACTGGCCCTGCGTTTCGACGATCCGCGAGCCTTCGGCCGGGCAGGACTGCTCGAGCATCCCCGGAGCGTTACCCGACGGCTCGGCCCCGACGGCCTGACCATCAGGCATGACGAACTGTTGCGACGGCTGACGGTGCAGCGACGCCAGCTGAAGCCGCTGCTGCTCGACCAGGGTTTTGTGGCCGGTGTCGGCAACATCTATGCCGACGAACTACTGTTCCGTGCCCGGCTGCATCCCCTGCGCAGTGCGGACAGCCTCTGCCCCGACGAGCGGGAACGGCTCTGCCGGGCACTGACTGCGGTGTTGCACCAGGCAGTGGAGGCCAAGGGGGCCAATATCGACGGCGTGTTCGAAGCCGGCAGGTTTCCGGTGGCAGTCTACGGCAGGGGCGGCCTCCCCTGCCCCGTCTGTGGTACCGCCATTCGCAGGGAGCGTTTGGCCGGTCGCGGTACCCACTACTGCCCGGCGTGCCAGCGTCTGGCCTGA
- a CDS encoding PilZ domain-containing protein — MKETYQIVSLKDGTQDFAAIIQTIREIHSGKLKNDLRLINYYHEVPVSYPVVIEHVDAEMVDLKVHQAQSVVLAAQKQALLKSAAFPQGLGVHALTERVNVPKCAVTLGRFAYASIRADRRESVRVTVDGQVEATYQTDQQTVTGWLQDISLTGCALLSASSLPTGIADQGTARLTLDATCLSVPARLVNSRPKDDGYLHTFQIEVDKQADKVISQYIYNRQVQIIQTLKEQFG; from the coding sequence GTGAAAGAGACGTACCAGATCGTCAGTCTCAAGGACGGCACGCAGGATTTTGCGGCAATCATTCAGACAATCCGCGAAATTCATTCGGGAAAGCTGAAAAACGATCTCAGGCTGATCAACTATTACCACGAGGTACCGGTCAGCTATCCGGTGGTTATTGAGCATGTTGACGCCGAAATGGTGGACCTGAAGGTACACCAGGCCCAATCGGTGGTGCTGGCGGCCCAGAAACAGGCCCTATTGAAAAGCGCCGCCTTTCCGCAGGGGCTGGGGGTCCATGCTCTCACGGAACGGGTGAATGTTCCCAAGTGTGCCGTAACCCTCGGCCGCTTTGCTTACGCCAGCATCCGTGCCGACCGACGGGAGTCGGTGCGGGTGACGGTTGACGGCCAGGTCGAGGCGACGTACCAGACTGACCAGCAGACGGTGACCGGTTGGTTGCAGGATATTTCCCTGACCGGGTGTGCCCTGCTCTCCGCTTCCTCCCTGCCCACCGGCATCGCCGACCAGGGGACGGCCCGGCTGACCCTCGACGCCACCTGCCTGTCCGTACCTGCCCGCCTGGTCAACAGCAGACCAAAAGACGACGGCTATCTGCACACCTTCCAGATCGAGGTCGACAAGCAGGCCGACAAGGTGATTTCGCAGTACATCTACAACCGGCAGGTTCAAATCATCCAGACCCTGAAGGAACAGTTCGGATAG
- a CDS encoding 3',5'-cyclic-nucleotide phosphodiesterase, with amino-acid sequence MRLRILGSAGAEFPDFRPPAFLIDDSLLLDAGTIGSVLTEEEQWQLRHIFITHTHLDHVRGIPALADNIIIKNLQHLVTIYATEQVVTALRNHLMNDIIWPDFTRLPSAEEPVMRYDIIHPGIPVKVNGYTLTAIEVNHTVPAVGYCLEGNGRRLIYTGDTGPTDEIWQYASGADALIVEVSFPNDQQPLALLTKHLCCSLLEKELAKIPVLPKRILITHPKPQYYGQIRREIEMLGIKQVELLRDGTIYDI; translated from the coding sequence ATGAGACTCCGCATTCTGGGAAGCGCCGGCGCAGAATTTCCCGACTTCAGGCCTCCCGCTTTCCTGATTGACGACAGCCTGCTGCTGGACGCCGGCACCATCGGTTCCGTGCTGACCGAAGAGGAACAATGGCAGCTGCGTCATATCTTCATCACCCACACCCACCTGGACCACGTACGCGGCATACCGGCGCTGGCGGATAACATCATCATCAAAAACCTGCAGCACCTGGTCACCATCTACGCCACGGAGCAGGTCGTCACCGCCCTGCGCAACCACTTGATGAACGACATCATCTGGCCGGACTTCACCCGCCTGCCCAGCGCCGAGGAGCCGGTGATGCGTTATGACATCATCCACCCCGGCATCCCGGTGAAGGTGAACGGCTACACCCTGACCGCCATCGAGGTGAACCATACCGTACCGGCAGTGGGCTACTGCCTGGAAGGTAACGGCAGGCGGCTGATCTACACCGGCGACACCGGCCCCACCGACGAGATCTGGCAGTACGCCTCCGGCGCCGACGCCCTCATCGTGGAAGTATCCTTTCCCAACGACCAGCAACCGCTGGCTCTGCTGACCAAGCACCTCTGCTGTTCGCTGCTGGAAAAGGAGCTGGCCAAGATCCCGGTGCTGCCCAAGCGGATTCTGATCACCCATCCCAAGCCGCAGTATTACGGGCAGATCAGGCGTGAGATCGAGATGCTCGGCATCAAGCAGGTTGAGCTGCTGCGCGATGGCACCATTTACGACATCTGA
- a CDS encoding ABC transporter permease, with the protein MAPFTTSDSLPDIPRKVGAWLLYRSRLLSELADQFLQFWRCLLSPPSLGNPAIRAVLLKQVYFTGLEAWKIIVLVALILGTVIVSQVVGLVGGGNGSLTGKVLVWVVLRELAPLLTAMIVIARSGTAIAAELGSMKINGEIATLELMGIAPERYLILPRILGVASSVCLLTAYFVLTAFIGGFLIVSVGRHIPYDQFLQGIIASLGLREVVVLAVKSLGFGLAIPLICCQAGMSVGTSATEIPQAATRAVINSLFAVFLLDGLITYLASLLSAS; encoded by the coding sequence ATGGCACCATTTACGACATCTGATTCCCTGCCGGATATTCCCCGCAAGGTCGGCGCCTGGCTGCTCTATCGGTCCCGCCTTCTCTCGGAGCTGGCCGATCAGTTCCTCCAATTCTGGCGCTGCCTGCTCTCCCCCCCCTCGCTGGGCAACCCCGCCATCAGGGCGGTACTGCTCAAGCAGGTCTATTTCACCGGGCTGGAAGCCTGGAAGATCATTGTACTGGTGGCACTGATCCTGGGGACGGTCATCGTCAGCCAGGTGGTGGGACTGGTGGGAGGGGGCAACGGCTCGCTCACCGGCAAGGTGCTGGTCTGGGTAGTGCTCAGGGAACTGGCACCGCTTTTGACCGCCATGATCGTCATCGCCCGCAGCGGCACCGCCATTGCCGCCGAGCTGGGCTCCATGAAAATCAACGGCGAGATCGCCACCCTGGAACTGATGGGTATTGCGCCGGAGCGCTATCTGATCCTGCCCCGGATTCTGGGGGTCGCCAGCTCGGTCTGCCTGCTGACCGCCTATTTCGTGCTGACCGCCTTCATCGGCGGATTCCTGATCGTATCCGTGGGACGCCATATCCCCTACGACCAGTTCCTGCAGGGTATCATCGCCTCCCTGGGGCTGCGGGAAGTAGTGGTGCTGGCGGTGAAGTCGCTCGGCTTCGGCCTCGCCATCCCCCTGATCTGCTGCCAGGCCGGCATGTCGGTGGGCACGAGCGCCACCGAAATTCCCCAGGCGGCAACCCGTGCCGTGATCAACAGCCTCTTTGCCGTATTCCTGCTGGACGGCCTGATCACCTATCTGGCGTCGCTGTTGTCGGCATCCTGA
- a CDS encoding class 1 fructose-bisphosphatase gives MGKEPGTTKFQVDFRRHLRDQNISGNLVHLLCEIAEASKYVINAVRTGDLGVAGTSNLYGEEQLALDVLSDRIMRKRLMHSGVVCNIASEEMDEIFQVTSNPQGMFSVAYDPLDGSSLVDVNLAVGTIVGIYQGADMLQPGRRMVGAVYILYGPRVSLVYSVGKGVYEFTMNQLMEFTLTREDIRMKPSGNIYAPGGLRKKYTPENERYLRYLEDKGAKLRYSGGFVPDINQILLKGNGIFLYPALTDTPQGKLRLLFELNPMAYLVEQAGGAATDGTTPILDLTPGGYDQRSPVYIGCRDDVEKAREFLNGNDGTA, from the coding sequence ATGGGCAAGGAGCCCGGAACAACGAAGTTTCAGGTGGATTTCCGCCGTCACCTGCGGGATCAGAATATCAGCGGCAACCTGGTGCATCTGTTGTGCGAGATCGCGGAAGCGAGCAAATATGTCATCAACGCGGTCCGCACCGGTGATCTGGGCGTTGCCGGTACCTCCAACCTCTACGGTGAAGAACAGCTGGCCCTTGACGTGCTGTCCGACCGGATCATGCGCAAGCGGCTGATGCACTCCGGTGTGGTCTGCAACATAGCTTCGGAGGAGATGGACGAAATTTTCCAGGTCACCAGCAATCCGCAGGGGATGTTCTCCGTGGCCTACGACCCGCTGGACGGCTCGTCGCTGGTGGATGTCAACCTGGCGGTCGGCACCATCGTCGGCATCTACCAGGGGGCCGACATGCTCCAGCCGGGGCGCAGGATGGTGGGAGCCGTCTACATCCTCTACGGACCGCGGGTCTCCCTGGTCTACTCAGTGGGCAAAGGGGTCTACGAATTCACCATGAACCAGTTGATGGAGTTTACGCTTACCCGTGAGGATATCCGAATGAAGCCGTCCGGCAACATCTATGCTCCCGGCGGTCTGCGCAAAAAGTATACCCCGGAGAACGAGCGCTACCTGCGCTATCTGGAGGACAAAGGGGCAAAGCTGCGCTATTCCGGCGGTTTCGTTCCGGACATCAACCAGATCCTGCTCAAGGGGAACGGCATTTTCCTCTACCCCGCCCTCACCGACACCCCCCAGGGGAAACTACGCCTGCTCTTCGAACTGAACCCGATGGCCTATCTGGTGGAACAGGCCGGCGGTGCCGCCACCGACGGCACGACCCCGATTCTCGACCTGACTCCCGGGGGCTACGATCAGCGCTCCCCGGTATACATCGGCTGCCGCGATGACGTGGAGAAGGCCCGCGAGTTTCTGAACGGCAACGACGGCACCGCCTGA
- a CDS encoding ABC transporter ATP-binding protein, whose product MLRLKNINTYYGKVHALKNVSLHLAEGEIVTLIGANGAGKTTILNTISGVTQAKGGEVLFGKEPIQALAPDRIVRLGVSQVPEGRQVFKPMTVADNLMLGAYLRYRNGDDKGAIKKDMQEIFTLFPRLEERREQAAGTMSGGEQQMLAIGRALMARPRLLLLDEPSMGLAPLVVQEIFKVLRQLRDERGVTILLVEQNAKAALRLADRGYVLETGKVILEGAAGELLENAEVKRAYLGKEKKEIWER is encoded by the coding sequence ATGCTGCGACTGAAGAACATCAACACCTACTACGGCAAGGTCCATGCCTTGAAAAACGTCTCCCTGCACCTGGCGGAAGGAGAGATTGTCACCCTGATCGGCGCCAACGGTGCCGGCAAGACCACCATTCTTAACACCATTTCCGGGGTGACGCAGGCAAAGGGTGGCGAGGTGCTGTTCGGCAAGGAGCCGATCCAGGCCCTGGCGCCGGACCGGATCGTCCGGCTGGGGGTCTCCCAGGTGCCGGAGGGGCGGCAGGTGTTCAAGCCGATGACCGTGGCGGACAACCTGATGCTGGGGGCCTACCTGCGCTACCGCAACGGCGACGACAAGGGGGCCATCAAGAAGGACATGCAGGAGATCTTCACCCTGTTTCCCCGGCTGGAGGAGCGGCGCGAACAGGCTGCCGGCACCATGTCCGGGGGAGAACAGCAGATGCTGGCCATTGGCCGGGCGTTGATGGCGCGTCCCCGGCTGCTGCTGCTGGACGAGCCTTCCATGGGACTGGCGCCGCTGGTGGTGCAGGAAATCTTCAAGGTGCTGCGCCAGCTGCGCGACGAGCGGGGGGTGACCATCCTGCTGGTGGAGCAAAACGCCAAGGCGGCGCTCAGGCTTGCCGATCGCGGCTACGTGCTGGAAACCGGCAAGGTGATCCTGGAAGGGGCGGCTGGAGAACTGCTGGAAAACGCCGAGGTGAAGCGGGCCTACCTGGGCAAGGAGAAGAAGGAAATCTGGGAACGCTGA
- a CDS encoding ABC transporter ATP-binding protein: MLELRGITQIFGGVTALDDVSFTVGAGQITGVIGPNGAGKTTLFNIVTGIYSQTSGQVLFEGRDVSRLPAERLAGLGMVRTFQNVELFGQMTVLENVMVGLHSRTSSGLFACALKMPWVVAEERRIREEARQWLQFVGIEELADVQAANLPFGKGRLLEIARAMACKPRMILMDEPAAGLNSQETLGLAALIRRIRDAGVTVVLVEHDMELVMDICDRIVVLNLGRKLAEGTPRDIQDNPEVIAAYLGDDD, translated from the coding sequence ATGCTTGAACTGCGGGGAATCACCCAGATATTCGGTGGCGTCACCGCTCTCGACGATGTTTCCTTTACCGTCGGTGCGGGGCAGATTACCGGCGTCATCGGTCCCAACGGTGCCGGCAAGACCACCCTGTTCAACATCGTCACCGGCATCTATAGCCAGACCAGCGGCCAGGTGCTGTTTGAGGGACGCGATGTCAGCCGTTTGCCGGCAGAACGGCTGGCCGGCCTGGGCATGGTGCGTACCTTCCAGAACGTGGAGCTGTTCGGCCAGATGACGGTGCTGGAAAATGTGATGGTGGGACTGCACAGCCGTACCAGCAGCGGTCTTTTTGCCTGTGCCCTGAAGATGCCCTGGGTCGTGGCGGAGGAACGGCGGATTCGTGAGGAGGCCCGTCAGTGGCTGCAGTTCGTCGGTATCGAGGAACTGGCCGACGTCCAGGCGGCCAACCTGCCGTTCGGCAAGGGGCGGCTGCTGGAGATCGCCCGGGCCATGGCCTGCAAGCCCCGGATGATCCTGATGGATGAGCCGGCCGCCGGGCTGAACAGCCAGGAGACCCTGGGACTGGCCGCCCTGATCCGGCGTATCCGTGATGCCGGTGTGACCGTGGTGCTGGTGGAGCACGACATGGAGCTGGTCATGGATATCTGCGACCGGATCGTGGTGCTCAACCTGGGCAGGAAGCTGGCCGAGGGCACCCCCCGCGACATTCAGGACAATCCGGAAGTGATTGCCGCCTATCTGGGGGATGACGACTGA
- a CDS encoding branched-chain amino acid ABC transporter permease yields the protein MKKELIKFGIFALCVLVAPFFFTDGYLLNVLVFVGIHTLLAVALNLLLGYAGQISLGHAGFFGLGAYLSGVLTGTYGWNPWGTMVAAALLVGGVAFLVGFPILKLKGHYLAMATLGLGIIIYIVFQEWVGVTGGPSGFSGIPSLEIGSLVFDSDLKNYFLVWSFVLLFVLLSVNLANSRIGRAFRAIHDSEVAARVMGVNARLLKVQVFALSALICSVAGSLYAHVMTFIAPASFGFNISVELLTMVVIGGLGSIYGSILGALLLTLLPEFLRFLHDYDIVFYGGLLMVMTIFMPGGLVRGIPALFRKLRRSGTGKGDAHA from the coding sequence GTGAAGAAAGAGTTGATCAAATTCGGTATCTTTGCCCTCTGCGTCCTGGTGGCTCCGTTTTTTTTCACGGACGGCTACCTGCTGAACGTGTTGGTCTTTGTCGGCATCCATACCCTGCTGGCCGTGGCGCTTAATCTGCTGCTGGGCTATGCCGGCCAGATATCGCTGGGCCATGCCGGTTTCTTCGGCCTGGGGGCTTACCTTTCCGGCGTGCTGACCGGCACCTACGGCTGGAATCCCTGGGGGACCATGGTGGCGGCGGCCCTGCTGGTGGGAGGAGTGGCCTTTCTGGTCGGCTTCCCGATCCTCAAGCTCAAAGGGCACTACCTCGCCATGGCCACCCTGGGACTGGGGATCATCATCTACATCGTCTTTCAGGAGTGGGTGGGGGTCACCGGTGGTCCCTCCGGCTTTTCGGGCATACCCAGCCTGGAAATCGGTAGCCTGGTTTTCGACAGCGACCTGAAGAACTACTTTCTGGTCTGGAGTTTCGTGCTGCTCTTCGTGCTGCTGTCGGTCAATTTGGCCAATTCCCGTATCGGCCGGGCCTTCCGTGCCATCCATGACTCCGAGGTGGCGGCGCGGGTCATGGGGGTCAATGCCCGTCTGCTGAAGGTGCAGGTTTTTGCCCTGTCGGCGCTGATCTGTTCCGTGGCCGGCTCCCTCTACGCCCATGTGATGACCTTCATTGCACCGGCCTCATTCGGTTTCAACATTTCGGTGGAACTGCTCACCATGGTGGTGATCGGCGGACTGGGCAGCATCTACGGCTCCATTCTGGGGGCGCTGCTGCTGACCCTGCTGCCGGAGTTCCTCCGTTTTCTGCATGATTACGACATCGTCTTCTACGGTGGTCTGTTGATGGTGATGACCATCTTCATGCCCGGCGGGCTGGTACGGGGGATTCCGGCGCTGTTCCGCAAGCTGCGGCGCTCCGGCACCGGAAAGGGGGATGCCCATGCTTGA
- a CDS encoding branched-chain amino acid ABC transporter permease: protein MELGNQLLQYLLSGMSTGAIYALIGIGFSIIYNATGIINFAQGEFVMLGGMLTLFLVSALKLPLWAAVPLAVLLATLCGLLFERLAIRPLRNASPISLVIITIGGAILIRGLAMLIWGKDTHALPPFSGEEPILLGGATLLPQHLWIFGITLVLIALNKWFFNHTISGRAMRACSYNPRAAGLVGIDVRRMVLLSFMISAAMGSLAGIIVAPLTMTAYDVGIMLGLKGFCAAIIGGMSSGLSTVIGGLILGVLESMGAGLISSGYKDAIAFIILLLILFLRPQGLFGKPESERV from the coding sequence ATGGAACTTGGCAATCAGTTGCTGCAATACCTGCTGTCCGGGATGTCCACCGGGGCGATCTACGCCCTGATCGGCATCGGCTTTTCCATCATTTACAACGCCACCGGCATCATCAACTTCGCCCAGGGGGAGTTCGTCATGCTGGGTGGGATGCTGACCCTCTTTCTCGTCTCCGCCCTGAAACTGCCTCTCTGGGCGGCAGTACCGCTGGCGGTGCTGCTGGCCACCCTGTGCGGCCTGCTGTTCGAGCGGCTGGCCATCCGCCCCCTCAGGAACGCCTCGCCTATCAGTCTGGTGATCATCACCATCGGCGGCGCCATCCTGATCCGGGGGCTGGCCATGCTGATCTGGGGCAAGGATACCCATGCTCTCCCGCCGTTCTCCGGCGAGGAGCCGATCCTGTTGGGGGGGGCGACGCTCTTGCCGCAGCATCTCTGGATCTTCGGCATTACCCTGGTGTTGATCGCGCTCAACAAGTGGTTTTTCAACCACACCATCAGCGGCCGGGCGATGCGTGCCTGTTCCTACAATCCGCGGGCAGCGGGGTTGGTGGGAATCGACGTGCGGCGGATGGTCCTGCTCTCGTTCATGATCAGTGCCGCCATGGGGTCCTTGGCCGGCATCATCGTGGCGCCGCTGACCATGACCGCGTACGATGTCGGAATCATGCTGGGATTGAAGGGGTTCTGCGCCGCCATCATCGGTGGCATGTCCAGCGGCCTGTCCACCGTGATCGGCGGATTGATCCTGGGGGTGCTGGAGTCGATGGGAGCCGGACTCATCTCCTCCGGCTACAAGGACGCCATCGCCTTCATCATCCTGCTGTTGATCCTGTTCCTGCGACCCCAGGGGTTGTTCGGCAAACCGGAATCGGAGAGGGTGTAA
- a CDS encoding ABC transporter substrate-binding protein: MIAQRFLQVVVTAALCLTSSVALAAGTIKIGGLFAVTGPAAFLGEPERNTAQMVVDGINRSGGIKGQKLELVAYDTAGDATKAVQLATKLIKNDKVVAIVGPSTTGESMAVVPVAEKEKVPLISCAAGSKITDPVKPYVFKTAQNDGLAVARIYEYLHRQKLNRVAILTVSDGFGASGREQLKALAGRYGIQIVVDDTYGPKDTDMTSQLTKIRASQAQAVICWGTNPGPAVVAKNAKQLGIKLPLYMSHGVSSKKFIELAGDAAEGIRLPSGRVIVSDVLPASDPQKKSLLAFVREYQRLFRLEGDHFGGHAWDGVMLIKGAIERGGATPEGIRDALEKTRDFHGIGGTFTFSPSDHAGLTKEAFVMVEIRNRDWTLLK; the protein is encoded by the coding sequence ATGATTGCACAACGATTTCTTCAGGTAGTAGTAACAGCGGCACTCTGCCTGACCTCATCAGTGGCCCTGGCAGCCGGCACCATCAAGATCGGCGGCCTCTTTGCCGTCACCGGCCCGGCCGCCTTCCTGGGCGAGCCGGAGCGCAACACCGCCCAGATGGTGGTGGACGGCATCAACAGAAGCGGCGGCATCAAGGGGCAGAAGCTGGAGCTGGTTGCCTACGACACCGCCGGTGACGCCACCAAAGCGGTGCAACTGGCCACCAAGCTGATCAAGAACGACAAGGTGGTGGCCATCGTCGGTCCCAGCACCACCGGCGAGAGCATGGCCGTGGTGCCGGTGGCGGAAAAGGAAAAGGTGCCGTTGATCTCCTGTGCTGCCGGCAGCAAGATTACCGATCCGGTCAAACCCTACGTTTTCAAGACCGCCCAGAACGACGGTCTTGCCGTGGCCCGGATTTACGAGTACCTGCATCGGCAGAAGCTGAACCGGGTCGCCATCCTGACGGTGTCCGACGGTTTCGGTGCTTCGGGCCGGGAGCAGTTGAAGGCCCTTGCCGGAAGGTACGGCATCCAGATCGTGGTGGACGACACCTACGGCCCCAAGGATACGGACATGACGTCCCAGCTTACCAAGATCCGGGCTTCCCAGGCCCAGGCGGTCATCTGCTGGGGCACCAATCCCGGTCCGGCGGTGGTTGCCAAGAACGCCAAGCAGCTGGGAATCAAGCTCCCCCTCTACATGAGTCACGGCGTTTCTTCCAAGAAATTCATCGAGCTGGCCGGTGACGCCGCCGAAGGGATCAGGCTCCCCTCGGGCCGGGTGATCGTTTCCGACGTGCTCCCCGCGTCCGATCCGCAGAAGAAGTCGCTGCTGGCATTCGTTCGTGAATACCAGCGCCTTTTCAGGCTGGAGGGCGACCACTTCGGCGGCCACGCCTGGGATGGCGTCATGCTGATCAAGGGGGCCATCGAGCGGGGCGGCGCCACGCCGGAGGGAATCCGGGACGCCCTGGAGAAAACCCGTGACTTCCACGGCATCGGAGGAACCTTCACCTTCAGTCCCAGCGACCATGCCGGGCTCACGAAAGAAGCGTTCGTGATGGTGGAGATCAGAAACAGGGATTGGACGCTGCTGAAGTAG